CCCGTGGGGCTTCGATCCGTTCGAAGACCTGGCCGTGGTCGACTACGGCGACTGCTGGTTCGACGCCCACAACCCGCTGACCATCAAGCCGTCCATCATCGAGCACGCCCGCACTATCCTGGCCTCCGGCGCCAAGATGCTGACCTTCGGCGGCGACCACTACGTCACCTACCCGCTCCTGATCGCGCACGCCGAAAAATACGGCAAGCCGCTGGCGCTGCTGCACTTCGACGCGCACTGCGACACTTGGCCGGACGACAGCCCGGACAGCCTGAACCACGGCACCATGTTCTACAAGGCGGTGAAGGAAGGCCTGATCGATCCGAAGAAATCGGTGCAGGTCGGCATCCGCACCTGGAACGACGACTTCATGGGCCTGAACGTGCTGGGCGCGCCCTGGGTGCACGATAACGGCGTGGACGCCACCATCGCCGAGATCAAGAAGACCATCGGCGACGCGCCGGTCTACGTGACCTTCGACATCGACTGTCTGGACCCGTCCGCGGCGCCGGGCACCGGCACCCCGGTGCCGGGCGGCCTGACCACCGCGCAGGCGCTGAAGATCATCCGCAACCTGGGCGATCTGAACATCGTCGGCATGGACGTGGTGGAAGTGGCGCCCAGCTACGACCAGAGCGAGATCACCGCGATCGCCGCCGCCCACATCGCCTGTGACATGCTGTGCCTGATGCGCAACAAGAAGGTGGCGGGCACGCTGTAAGCGGTTCGCGTTTTGGTAGCGACGCCGTTCCCTCGTTGAAGAAGGGGCGGCGTTTTTTATTTGGACTTTGAAAAGCAGGGGGAAGGAGGCCGCTGCGCGGACGGAGGATTGGCATGGCGCGGCTGCCCACCGAGCAGGCAAAGGGGCTGAGCGACCAGCCTTGCGCCGAGCGAATCCAAAGATTCGCACGCTCGCCACCCCAGGCCGCCCCTGCCGGCCGGGCACACCCGCCCAGAAAGCCGAGGGC
This genomic window from Chromobacterium violaceum ATCC 12472 contains:
- the speB gene encoding agmatinase produces the protein MSDEMIYGDGAIRRQGLYGSSIENTYAGVLSFMRRNYSRDLEGVDVAVSGIPLDLSVTFRSGARMGPQAIRAASVQLAELKPYPWGFDPFEDLAVVDYGDCWFDAHNPLTIKPSIIEHARTILASGAKMLTFGGDHYVTYPLLIAHAEKYGKPLALLHFDAHCDTWPDDSPDSLNHGTMFYKAVKEGLIDPKKSVQVGIRTWNDDFMGLNVLGAPWVHDNGVDATIAEIKKTIGDAPVYVTFDIDCLDPSAAPGTGTPVPGGLTTAQALKIIRNLGDLNIVGMDVVEVAPSYDQSEITAIAAAHIACDMLCLMRNKKVAGTL